From Aedes albopictus strain Foshan chromosome 1, AalbF5, whole genome shotgun sequence, one genomic window encodes:
- the LOC134291023 gene encoding uncharacterized protein LOC134291023 encodes MLAKTTATLEMRIDAAIRQRSGDQYFGASSSLQFTPVNTTDEIDALEENLKKEVYAKQLFVHMKRIMGHTGDACNGLNVAYGLIENFFDRKLMLVCSWTGESRGEIRKFAMKKCDNILDFFLKLVRSVNNTFSRTLMEDFFTRITRNSKKRSESKGQRQSSIHRRARTKNGDKSNSNVRCVPENECSTSSKVSNTPQVPHLLQITLDMPEQTEPLDVSEGVDESATNSERENEDDDDAEDEGDISQDDSKEDL; translated from the exons ATGTTGGCAAAAACAACAGCCACACTGGAGATGAGAATAGACGCCGCTATTCGTCAAAGATCTGGTGACCAATATTTCGGAGCATCGTCATCTTTACAATTTACACCCGTTAACACCACGGATGAAATTGAcgctctggaagaaaatctgaagaaagaGGTCTACGCCAAGCAGTTG TTTGTTCATATGAAaagaat aatgGGACACACTGGAGATGCCTGTAACGGACTGAATGTTGCTTACGGActgattgaaaatttcttcgacagAAAGTTAATGCTCGTGTGTTCCTGGACAGGTGAGAGCAGAGGAGAAATCAGAAAGTTTGCAATGAAAAAGTGTGACAACATTCTGGACTTTTTTCTGAAACTTGTCCGAAGTGTGAACAACACATTTTCACGTACATTGATGGAAGATTTTTTCACGAGGATTACGAGGAATTCAAAAAAGCGCAGTGAATCGAAGGGCCAAAGACAATCGTCCATCCACCGAAGGGCGAGGACGAAGAATGGCGACAAATCCAACTCCA ACGTTCGTTGTGTTCCTGAAAATGAATGCAGCACTTCGAGTAAAGTCTCAAATACGCCCCAGGTCCCACACCTACTCCAGATAACCCTAGATATGCCGGAACAGACAGAGCCTTTGGACGTCTCTGAAGGTGTTGATGAATCTGCAACGAATTCAGAACGTGAGAATGAGGATGACGATGATGCTGAGGACGAGGGAGATATTTCGCAAGATGACTCCAAAGAGGATTTGTAA